The Methanofollis fontis sequence GACGCCCAGAATAGGCGGACCTGAGGTCTTCAAGATCATCGGGCAGTCCACACCCGGTACCCACACCAGAAATATGGAGGAGAATACACCCGGCAAACGGGAGAGCATCGGCCTCCTCCAGGACATCTCGCGGCGTGCGCCCGGAGGGGATCACGCGCCCGTCCATGACATCTATAGAAAGGAAACAACCGCCATACCCGGCAAGATCGTCCCCTGCCGTCTCGGTCCCGATCACGTTCACCACATCGTCCAGCAGGTCAGCAGGTGAACGGCATCCCCGGTCCACATAACAACGTTCTGTTATGGCGGCAATCCGGCGGATCTGATCATCATGATCTCCGACACCCTCAATTCGATCGAGATCGGCGATGTAAATATTGCGGGGCCGCATCTCCTCGACATATGCAATCGGTTCTGCCGACCCGGCCAACCCCCAGTCGAGCGGAGCATAGGTTTCACGCTTTCCTTTCGCCCCGTGAACGACAAAACCGGATTTCAGGTCCATAGCAAGGATACATTCCATGGGATCAACGCAATCACTATTAGTATTCAGGATCATTAATTCCTATGCGATTATTGGTCAGCCCGAGCAGTATCGAAGAGGCCCGGTCCGCACTCGCAGCAGACATCATCGATGTGAAAAAGCCGTCCGAGGGATCCCTCGGGGCCAACTTCCCATGGGTGATACGCGCCATCAAGGAGCTTGCAGGAAAACCGGTCAGTGCTGCCATCGGAGATTTTGACTATAAACCCGGAGGAGCCGCTCTTGCTGCATATGGCGCGGCATGCTCCGGTGCTGACTATATTAAAGTCGGATTGATGTTCGATGGCAAGGAAAAGGCCTTTGAACTCTCACAGGCCGTTGTAAAAGCGGTCAAAGATGAATTCCCTGAAAAAATCGTTGTCATCGCTGCCTATTCAGACTATGAACGTCTTGGCACCATCTCCCCCTTCGAAGCCGCAGAAGCAGCTGCCGAGGCGGGTGCCGACGTGGCAATGATCGACACGGGCATGAAAGACGGGAAGAGCACTTTCTCCTTCATGGATACCGAAATGCTCGCTGCCTATACCGCCGAGAACAGGCGGCGCGGCCTTGACACCGCCCTTGCCGGATCGCTGACATTCGAAGATCTCAACGCCCTCAGATCAATCGATCCCGAGATCATCGGTGTCAGGGGCATGGTCTGCGGTGGCGATCGGAGTTGCACCATCAGGCCCGAACTGGTGGAAAAGGCAATGGCCATGATCAGGTGAGGGCGATGTTCACGGAAAAACTCACTATTCCGACAGCCCTCACCTTTGATGACGTCCTCCTCGTCCCCGCAGCCTCAACGGTCGAACCCAACGACGCCGATGTTCATACGATCTTCTCACGGCGCATCCCGCTCAATATCCCGATCGTCTCATCCGCCATGGACACCGTGACCGAAGGGGAGATGGCGATTGCCCTTGCCCGTCTCGGCGGTCTCGGCGTCATCCACCGCAACATGCACCCGGAGCGCGAGGTGGACGAGGTGGTCCGCGTCAAGCGTGCCGAGGATCTTATCGAGCGCGACGTGCTGAAGGTCGGGCCGGACGCCACCCTCGCCGAAGTCGAGGAGATGATGAACAAGTACGGTATCGGCGGCGTCCCGGTCATCGAGGATGACCGCCTCATCGGCATCGTGTCCAGACGGGATATCAGGGCAATCGTCCACCGCCGGGGAAAAGAACCGATCCGGACGATCATGACCCAGTCACCGATCACCGCCCGCGAGGACGTCACCGCCGAGGCGGCGCTCGAGACAATGTACGCCAACAAGGTCGAGCGTCTCCCGGTCACCAACGGCGACCAGCGCCTGCTCGGGATCATCACGATGCAGGACATCCTGGAGAAACGCTCCTATCCGCAGGCCAACCGCGATCAATCCGGGAGTCTGCGGGTTGCAGCCGCTGTCGGCCCCTTCGACTTCGATCGCGCCATGATGCTCGATGAGGCAGGTGTCGATGCCCTCGTGGTGGACTGCGCCCATGGCCACAACCTCAATGTGGTAAAGGCGGTCAGCGAGATCAAAGGGAGCGTCAGGGCGGATGTGGTGGCGGGCAACATCGCCACCGCCGCCGCCGCCACAGAGCTTTCGGATTATGTAGACGGCCTGAAGGTCGGTATCGGACCGGGTTCCATCTGCACAACACGCATTGTGGCAGGTGTCGGTGTCCCGCAGGTGACGGCGATCGCATCGGTCGCCGAGGTCGCCTCACCCCTCGGCATCCCCGTGATTGCCGATGGCGGCGTCCGCTACTCCGGAGATATTGCCAAGGCGATTGCAGCCGGCGCCACCTCGGTGATGATGGGAAGCCTCCTCGCCGGGACCGATGAGGCCCCCGGGCGCGTCATTGCCATCCAGGGACGGAAATACAAACAGTACCGCGGCATGGGCTCCCTGGGCGTGATGAGCGGCGGCGAGTCTTCGGACCGCTATTTCCAGAAGAAAGGGATCGGCAGGACAAAGTATGTCCCCGAAGGCGTTGAGGGAGCGATCCCGTACGTCGGAAACGTTGCAGATGTCGTCTATCAGCTCGTGGGCGGACTCAAGTCCTCAATGGGATATACCGGTTCGGCGACGGTCGATGACCTGCGCAAAAACGGACATTTCGTCCGCATAACTGCCGCAGGCATGGGCGAGTCGCACCCGCACAATATTCTCATCACCGACGAGGCGCCAAACTACCGGTTGATGGGCTGACACACAACTTTTTTATTCGATCATCACTAACGTCAGGTAAAGATGTTTGATAACGGCGAGACCTCACGCCTCCTTGACATCCTCGGCAACCGAAATCGCCGGCGAATCATCGAGCTTCTCAGGCAGAAACCCTGTTTTGTCACCGAGATCTCGGATAAACTGACGATCTCGCCCAAGGCGGTGATCGAGCACCTCCAGATGATGGAGCACGAGCGAATCCTCGCGTCCTTCCATGACGATCGCCGACGAAAATATTACTGTCTCACGCGGGAGATCAGGATTGATGTCCGGTTCGGCGAGGATGATGCCGCCCCACTGCCTTCCCCGGCGGTCACGCGGGAGACGCGGTATCTGGCCGCACTCTCCATGCTCTCGAGGATGATCAGGACGCGCGACTCGTTGATCGCTCGCCTTGAGGAGATCGAGCGGGAGATCGACACCAAGATGAACGACATCGTCCGCTATAGCCGGGAGATCCTCTCCGACGAATCAGAGATGGACCTGGTCCTCGCCCTTGCCCACTGCACCCTGACACGGCGCGACCTCGAGGAGGTCATGGGCATGGATGCCGGACCGGTGGAGCGGATGCTTGAGGATCTCATCAGGAAGGGAATCGTCGAACAGAACGGAAACCAGTATATGTTGCGTGGTCTCTATGCCGAACAGCCCCTTTGACGAGATAATCAGAAACTTTCTCCGGATCCTGGAAGAGTCCTTCGAAGGAGAGAACGAACCGCCCCGGATCATCGGATGCACCATCATCGCATCCGGCACGCCCACACCGGTGCAGCGGCAGATCGAGTACGAGATGACAGAATCCGATTCCTGTGTGTATATCACCGCCCGGGTGCCGTCCTGGCATGATGCTGCAGTACAGTTTGAACCGGATTCGGTCATCCTCTCAATTGGAGACAGAGAGGACGTGATCAGACTGGACTCACCGATCGACACCGAACAGAGTACGTTCACCCTGAACAGGGGTGTTCTTGACGCAGTGTGTGTGAAGGCCGCCTGATCACACAAAATGTTTATATATCAAGTCCCGGATCTGTTCTCCGGTGCGCCCGTGTGCACCGGGGGACGGTATGAAGACACTCATTCTCGCAGGGGGAAGCGGGACACGACTCTTTCCATTGAGCCGCTCGCATTTTCCGAAGCAATATCTCCAGTATTTCGACGGTGAATCGCTCTTTCAGAAGACCGTTCGACGCGCACTCCTCACATCAGATCCCGACGAGATTGCCGTTGTCACGAGCAATGCCCACCGATTTCTTGCAGCGGATCAGATGGCGGGCATCGGCATGAAGGGGCGGATTCTTGTCGAACCCACAGCGAAGAGCACCCTTCCGGCTGTTCTCTTTGGCGTCAATTCCCTGATGGATGGGGATGAGGATACAAGGGTCGCCGTCCTCCCGTCTGACCACCTCATCGAGGAGGGCGATGCGTATATCCATGCTCTGAAGAGAGCAGAACATCTCTCACAGGATCATCTCGTCGCCTTCGGGATTGTGCCGTCCTCACCGCATACCGGCTACGGCTACATCCAGCCGGCAGAAGAGGTTCCCGGCGGTTATCGTGTGGGGCGCTTCACCGAAAAACCGGATCAGGAAACAGCACAGCAGTTCATCGCCGACGGGTGTTTCTGGAATGCAGGCATGTTCCTCTTTTCGGCCCACCTTCTCTTCAGCGAGTGTCGGAGGTGCTCACCGGACGTCGCCGCCGCCTTCGAACGTCCGGTTGACGAGGCCTACCGGTTGACCCCGGCGATCTCGATCGATTATGGCCTGATGGAACGGACAGACCATGCGGCTGTTGTCCCATTGCCCTGCATGTGGAGCGATGTGGGAAGTTTCGATGCCCTGTCGACCGTGCTCCCCTCCGATTCAAACGGCAACACCGTCCATGGAGAATATCTCGGGATTGACGGGAAGAACAACCTCGTCTTCTCAAACCGCCTCGTGGCCACAATCGGCGTCTCGGAGATGGCGATCGTCGACACCAGAGACGTCCTCCTCGTCTGCCCGAAGGCCGAGGCGCAGAGGGTCGGGGAGGTGGTCAACACGCTGCGGGCAGAGGGCGACGGGCGCTGCGATCTTCACACCACCGTTTATAGGCCCTGGGGCTCGTATTCTGTCCTCGAAGAGGGGCCCTCCTTCTGCATCAAACGGATCACCGTCCTGCCCGGCCGCCGCCTCTCCCTCCAGCTCCACCACCACCGGAGCGAGCACTGGGTGGTGGTGCGGGGGACGGCACTGGTCTCGAACAATGGCGAAACCTCCTTTATCAGGCCCGGAGAGAGCACCTATGTTCCGGCCGGTGTGCGTCATCGCCTGGAAAACCCCGGCATTATCCCGCTGGAGGTGATCGAAGTTCAGAACGGAGAACATATCACCGAGGACGATATCGTCCGCTTTGAAGACGATTTCAGCCGGAAGGAGCCCGAAAGGAAACCGGTAGTCCTATCATCCTATGTCGCCCAGTAGAAGACAGATTCCAATGCGCTATATCGTCACCGGTGGGGCGGGCTTTATCGGCTCCCATATTGCAGAGGCGCTCTTTGCCGAGCACGAGGTGATCATCATCGACGACCTTTCGGCGGGACACCGGCAGAATCTCGACGGGATCCCCTGCGAATTCGTCGAGGGGAGTGTCACCGATCTGGACCTGTTACAGGAGGCGTTCAAAGGAGCGGATGGCGTCTTTCACCAGGCAGCGATCGCCTCGGTGCCCCGCTCGGTGGAGGAGCCCCTCACCACCCATGCCGCAAACCTGACCGGCACCCTGAATGTCCTTATCGCCGCACGTGACTGCGGCCTGAAAAAGGTGGTGATGGCATCAACGGCGGCGATCTATGGCGAGGACCCTGCCCTCCCAAAGACAGAGGAGATGCCGCCGCACCTCTGTTCCCCGTATGCGGCCCAGAAACTGGCTGGAGAGCACTATGCAAGCGTTTTTACACGGCTCTACGGCCTTTCCACCGTCTGCCTCCGCTACTTCAATGTCTTCGGGCCCAGACAGGATCCCTCATCCCAGTATTCGGGAGTGATCTCGATCTTTGCCGACCGGATCCTGCAGGGACAACCGATCACGATCTTCGGTGACGGTGGGCAGACCCGCGACTTTGTGTTTGTGAAGGATGTCGTGCAGGCAAACCTCATGGCGATGGAGTCAGGCGCCGGGGGCGTCTTCAATATCGCCAGGGGAGAACAGACCGACCTGAACACCCTCGCCGCCACGATGATGCGTGCCACCGGAGAGGAGGTCGAGGTGCGCTATGGACCGGTCAGGGCAGGAGACGTCCGCCACTCGCTGGCCGACGTGACAAAGGCAAAGGAGGTGCTCGGCTGGGAGGCACGGTGGGGAATCGAGGAGGGGTTGCGGGAAACGATGGCATGGGCGGCGGGCGACCGCTGACCGGTTCCTCACCGACTATTCCCGCACACGAGGATATTTATACCGACCCACAGAGATCTCCCTATTAGCATGACCGGACATTTTGAGCAGGGAAAATGGGTCGAGGAACCCCTCCCGGAGGAGCAGGAGGCACCGCAGACAGACCAGGAGGAGGCGGAGAGCCAGACGGCCGCACCCTCGGTTGACGAACTTGTCAGCGGGGCCTCGCAATCGGTGAAAAGGGCGATCAATGACGTTGTGGTCCTTGGAAAGCACCTCTTCGGGACGAAAGAAGGGCGCGATCACATCGAGAAGAAGGCGCGGGCTGCCGGCGCCGAACTGGAGAAGGCGATCAACGAGATCGCAGATTCGGCAAAAGAAACGATAAAAAAGAAATAACCCTTTTTTCCGATCAGATCACTCTTCGAGAATGTGTTGCGCCGCCTCGATCATCGAACGCGCCGCCTTCATCTTTGTCCGGGCAGTCCGGAAATCGCTATCTTCACAGGCCGCTTCGGCCTCCTGATAAAGGCGTTCGGCTCGTTCAAGGCGGTTCTGGACCTTTGAAACCGATTGGCCCTCGTCCTCACGGAGCTCGACCTCCTCCTGCAGGGCCAGAATGTCGCCGAATACATCTTCGAGATCGCTACGGACCTCTTCCTCCTCCTCGTCTCGTTCAGCGCGTTTCTGACGGCTCCGCTCCCTGAGCACTTCGCGAGCCTCCTCCTGCGCAGCCAGAATCTCCTGCAGTTCTCCCTCGACATCCCGTGCGCATGAGGCAAGGAGTGAGGCAAAGGCCGTCCGATCCTCACGCGACTCTTCCCATCCGTCATAGGCGCCGTAGGCGCCACCGGCCGCCGCTCCACCGAGTGCATCCCCGATGCGATCCCCGATCTCACCGCCATCGCGCCTGAGGATACCGCCAAGGATGCTCCCCACGCCCGCCCCGGCAATCGCTCCCATGACCCCCTTCCCGACCTCCTTACGTTCGCGCCCGACGATATAGGTGACCTTCACATTCTTCCCTGAAGGGGCAATCTCCAGTGTTCCCTGCTCTCCGGTATGGCGCACATCCATGACCGCCCGCTCCCCGTCACGTGTTTCATGGGTGATCTCCGTGCCCTCAAGAGAGAGGCGAGAGATCAGGCGTTCGAGAAAGTCGTCATAAACACCGGCTACTCCCTGAGCATAGAAAATGAACGACATAACACTCAGATCTGCCTTTTTCCGGCACAAGAGATATACCTGTCGTCCCGTCGGAAAAAAGGAGAACTGATGACTCCGATACAGGCTGATTTCCATCAAATTTCCAGTTAAACATCGCGCCAGTGCCGGAGAACTTTCACATTCTTTACATACTCATCTGATCAAGATATCGGGATATGGTTGCCTCCCATGACCACCCCTTCGCAAATCCCGGTCCTGCCGGGTTGATGGTGCTCGCCTTCTATCTCTGCTGCCTCTGGCCGATCGCCACCCATCAGGCCCCCCACGACCTTGCTGTCGTGCTCGTCCCCCTGGGAATGGCAGGCGGCATCATTCAGCTCGTTGCCGGGATCATCGAACTGAGGAATGGCCAGATCATGACAGGGAACATCCTGCTCGCCTTCTCCACCTTCATGTTCCTGGGAATGGGCGAAAACCTCCTCAAGGCACTCGAGATCATGCCCGCAAATACAATGGCCGTAGACGGGTGGATCTTCCTGCTCATGGGAATCCTGATGTGCGGGTTCACGATCGGACATCTCCCCGGTCCCCTCGCCCCCTTCCTCTTCATGATCGCCACCGATCTCTTCTTCGTTCCGGCAGGACTCTATTTCCTCACCGGCTATGATATCCTCTGGACGGTCGCCGGATGGGATCTGCCCTTTGTCGTCATCGCCATCGTCTGGGTGGTGCTCGGAACCGTCCTGAACAGCGTGTATGGGAGGACGGTCCTCCCTCTCGGCCCCTCATTGATCCGGAAAGAAGTGCCTCAAAAATAATCAAAAAGAGATAAAATCCCGAATCGCCCTTTTTTGCGAGAACCTCCCCCTCACAGCGAAACGCCGATGAGATGGAGAAGAACCACGATGACGACGCCGATGATCCCACCGAGAGCGCTGATCAGGATGGTGATGAGATCGATCGGCACATCGGGCTTCCCGAGCAGATGCATGATCCCGAGGGCGTTGATCAGGAACAGGATCACCACACCGACCACGGCGTTGATGACCAGATAGACCGCCTTCTTGAGAAAATGGTAGATCAGCACGGCAACCAGGATGGCGATGACGATCCCGAGGAGTGATCCGAACATACTCGTAGTGTCTGATGGATGCACATTAGCCTGTCGGTCGACCGCCTCCCACCATCCTCAGGAGATGCCATACGCCCGCGCTGAGGAGGGCGGACCAGAGGGGGGCGATGGCGAACACCCCGAGAGGCGCCGCCCCGATGGCGCCAAGGAGGGCAAGGGCCTGTGCGCTGCGAACTCTCCTGGAGTCGAGGGATGAGAACCCGGTGTCGTCCAGAGAGTGCAGGTGGCGTGAAGCCGATATCACCGGTATGAAGAGGACCGTGCCGGTGAGGACCAGGAGCATTTCCGGGAATGTAAGGGAGGAAATCACCGCATATCGTCCTGCACAGAGGGCAGCGACCGCGGCCATCAGGGCAATGGCGGCAGGGAGCAGTCGTCCTGCTGCCGGTCGGTTCAGCCTGCCGTCAAGGAGGAGGGCAGCGGCGGCAAGCGGTCCGGCGAGAACCATCCCCACCCACTGCGGCCAGAACGTGAAGAAAACAAGGACTCCGCAATCCGCAGTCGTGGCAGTATGCCCTGAGGTCCGGTTGAGGATCCTGAGCAGGAGGAGAAACCAGACGAGCATGATCACGTCGGGAACCGGGAGTCTCAGCATGCAGGCGGCCGTACCCACACCAGAAAGGAGGGCGGATGGAGCGTGATCCGGGTCTGCCTCCCGGCAGAGGGCCCATGCAAGAAACACCGACAGCGATCTGCCGAACGCCTGCACCACGACCTCCACCGGTCCGGCGCCGCCGAGCGCCGCCCCGATCCCCGTCGCCAAGAGTACACAGCCCGAGAGAACAATGATCGCCAGGTTTGGGGGGACGGTGGGATCGAGAGAACGGGCGATACCACTGCGGCGGAGCATGGGGAGAGAGGGATCGATAGGGAAAAATGGTTTTGCCCGGACCTATCCGGCACTGGCACAGATTCGGCCGATATAGAGCCTCGCCCAGCCATAGGCAACAATTCCACCCAGAATATCACCGGCGACGATCCCCCACCAGACACCGATCTCGTTCATGCCGAGCGGTATGGCAAACACCCAAGCACAGATGGCGATGAAGACGAGCTGCCGCAGCAGGTTGAGGAACAGGGATGTCATGCCCTTCCCGGTCCCCTGAAACACCGAACCCGAGATCAGCCCCGGCGGGACGAAGGGGTAGAAGAGGCACATGATCCGGAGAAATATGACGATGGACGGGGCAAGATGCGCACTCTCCTCAGAGTAGGAGAAGAGGAGTGAGATCGCCGGGGCCAGCACCCAGGTGAGGGCGGAGGTGACGATCCCGATCACGATGCCGATGCCGACCCCGAAACGGTGGGCGATACGGATCTTATCGAACTGCCTGGCCCCATAGGCGGCGCCGGAGACCGAGACCACGGAGGTGCCGATGGCAATGAAGGGGATGATCGCAAAGGTGACGACACGCCATCCGGCAGCATACACGGCCACGGCATTGGTGCCCGAGACCAGGACCAGGATGCCGTTGAGGATAATCACCAGCACCGACATCAGCGCGAACTCCAGGCTTGCCGGAATGCCGACCCTGAAGATATCAGCGATGATCGAGCGGTCCAGAGAGAACCGGGAGAATGAAAGGCGTACATAGGTGTCGGCCCGCACCAGGAACCAGTAGAGGATGAGGACCGAGACGGCGGCGATGGAGATCACTGTTGCCCATGCAGCCCCTGCAATTCCCCATCCGGCCCAGTAGATGAGAATGGGATCAAGGACGATGTTCAGGACCGATGAGGCCGCCATCGCATACATCGTCCGTTTGGTGTCGCCTTCCCCCCTGAGGACAGCGTATGCGAGGTTGGTGAAAATGACGAATATGGTGCCCCCGAAGATGATCTGTCCGTAGACCGTGGCCGGCGGTGCTGCCGGTCCGGCACCGAGCAGGGTGACGATGGGGCCGGCCAGCAGCACAAGCGGGACGGTCAGGACCGCAGAAACGGCGATCGAGAGTACAATGGCATGTGTTGCCACCCTGTCCGCTCCGGATTTATCACCGGCACCGATTCTGCGGGCAATCGCCGAGGTGACTCCCGCACCGAGGCCGATCCCAAGACCGATCAGCACCATGAAGACCGGGCCGACAAATCCCACTGCGGCGAGCGCCTCGTAACCAAGACCCGCAACCCAGATGGCGTCGGCCAGGTTATAGGCCGAGAGAAGGAGCATCGCCACGACCATGGGGCCGGAAAGACGGATGATGGCGCGTCGCGGATCCCCGGTGAGGAGTTCAACGCCCTCTGTTCTTTTTTGCATCTATGAACCTGTATACCCTGATTCGGCGACCGACACAATATGGTGTCCCCATTCTTCAATGATAGTCGGAAGCAATTATCCAGCGAGGGAATCGCCGCCAACCGCTACAATGATGAGGAAATACGTAGGACACAGGGGTTTATAAATCCGGCCGGTCCCCTCGCAGATTGGACGATAAGGTATATGAAGGGGGCGATCATATTGCCCACCATCCGGGGAGGACAACATGGCAAAAGTAACACGAAAGATGGTGGAAGATGCCGGTGTCGACGTCGATCACCTCATCGACCTTCTGGTGAAGAATGCAGCCGCAGAACTGACCACGTATTATTACTACACGATCCTGCGGGCGAACCTCACAGGCCTCGACGGCGAGACGGTGAAGGAGATCGCAGAAACGGCGCGTGTCGAAGATAGGAACCACTTCGAGGCGCTGGTGCCGCGTATCTACGAACTCGGGGGGAGTCTCCCTGAGAGCATGGTGGACTTCCACAATGTCTCGGGTTGCCCACCGGCCAGCCTGCCGGCAGATCCGTCGGACACCATGGCAATGCTGACGGTGCTTGTCGAGGCGGAACGCTGTGCCGTCCGACAGTATACACATATCTGCAACCTGACTGCAGGCAAGGACCACCGGACCTATGATCTTGCCCTTTCAATCCTCAATGAAGAGATCGAGCATGAATCATGGTTTTCCGAGTTCCTTGGCGAGGGGCCGTCCGGCCACTTTCTGCGTCGCGGGGAGACCTCACCCTTCGTCTCAAAATTCCTCAGGTAGGCGGGGGGAGGGGAGCGATTCGCTCCCCCGTTTTGAGGTGTCCGATAGAGGAGGGCATCAGCTGCGGGTTCTGTGATGATAGAAAACATACAATCCTTTGATCCTGTGGTGCAGGCGCTATTTGCAGGATTGTTCACCTGGGGGATGACTGCGCTCGGCGCAGCGGCCGTCTTCATCATGCATGGCGTTGATCGGAAGGTTCTCGACGCGATGCTCGGGTTTGCCGCCGGAGTGATGATCGCCGCCAGTTTCTGGTCCCTGCTCCTGCCGGCGATCGAGATGTCGGCTGATAGCGGACTGCCGCAGTGGATACCGGCGGCGGCAGGATTTCTGGCAGGCGGACTCTTTCTCAGGGGGATCGATCTCCTCCTGCCGCACCTCCACTTCGGGCGGCCCATGGAGGAGGCCGAGGGGCCGGAGACCACCTGGCACCGTACCACCCTCCTTGTGCTTGCGATCACCATCCACAATATACCGGAGGGGCTTGCAGTGGGGGTGGCATTCGGGGCGCTCGCGGCCGGACACCAGACTGCAACTCTCACCGCCGCCATTGCACTCGCCTTCGGCATCGGCATCCAGAATTTTCCCGAGGGGATGGCGGTCTCCTTGCCCCTCAGGCGAGAGGGGTTCTCCCGCCTGCGGAGTTTCTGGTATGGACAGATCTCCGGTGCCGTCGAACCGGTCGCCGCCATCATCGGGGCGCTGACCGTGATCATTGCAACTCCCATCCTCCCCTACGCACTCGCCTTTGCCGCCGGCGCAATGATCTTTGTGGTGGTCGAGGATGTGGTGCCCGAGTGCCACATGAACGGCAATGCCGACATCGCCACGATGGGCACGCTGATCGGGTTTGTGGTGATGATGATACTGGACGTGGCCCTCGGATGACGCACCGATCCCATTATCATCATCACCCTCCCATATGCCGGCGGAGGTGAAGATTCTTTGACCAATGGTGTCGGGAGAGGAGGAGGAGGGAGGCGTGGACAGCCCCCTGAGGCATGCGTATGTCCGTCCTGCGGCTATGAAGGGGAGAAAACCCGCGGCGTGCCGTGCAGGCAGATGAAGTGCCCGAAATGCGGTGCATCCCTGATCGGGAAGTAAAAAGAGAAAGAAAGGTCTAGGAGTATCTGCTCAGGATCTCCTCATACACACTTATTTGAGAACCGTTGTCCTTCTGTTTCAGTGAGTCCAGCCCCTGCTGGAATGCGTCTACAAGATCATCAGGGGTGTTCCGGTTGAAGGCATAATAGAGGTCGTATGCGTCCAGAGTATAGACCGGAACAAGGGCATCCGGCGAACCCAGCGTCTTTTCGGCGAAATATTCCCCTGCATCCTCGCCATAACACCAGAGATCAATCGTGCCCTCCTGCAGACCCTCGATGATCACCGCCGGGTCGGGATCGGACAGCAGGTTTTGCTGCGGCACACCGATCTCTTTCAGCTGTCCGATTGCGGCGTCATTCGGGACCACGCCGATGGTGTAGTTC is a genomic window containing:
- a CDS encoding MATE family efflux transporter, producing the protein MQKRTEGVELLTGDPRRAIIRLSGPMVVAMLLLSAYNLADAIWVAGLGYEALAAVGFVGPVFMVLIGLGIGLGAGVTSAIARRIGAGDKSGADRVATHAIVLSIAVSAVLTVPLVLLAGPIVTLLGAGPAAPPATVYGQIIFGGTIFVIFTNLAYAVLRGEGDTKRTMYAMAASSVLNIVLDPILIYWAGWGIAGAAWATVISIAAVSVLILYWFLVRADTYVRLSFSRFSLDRSIIADIFRVGIPASLEFALMSVLVIILNGILVLVSGTNAVAVYAAGWRVVTFAIIPFIAIGTSVVSVSGAAYGARQFDKIRIAHRFGVGIGIVIGIVTSALTWVLAPAISLLFSYSEESAHLAPSIVIFLRIMCLFYPFVPPGLISGSVFQGTGKGMTSLFLNLLRQLVFIAICAWVFAIPLGMNEIGVWWGIVAGDILGGIVAYGWARLYIGRICASAG
- the dps gene encoding DNA protection during starvation protein, translated to MAKVTRKMVEDAGVDVDHLIDLLVKNAAAELTTYYYYTILRANLTGLDGETVKEIAETARVEDRNHFEALVPRIYELGGSLPESMVDFHNVSGCPPASLPADPSDTMAMLTVLVEAERCAVRQYTHICNLTAGKDHRTYDLALSILNEEIEHESWFSEFLGEGPSGHFLRRGETSPFVSKFLR
- a CDS encoding ZIP family metal transporter; amino-acid sequence: MTALGAAAVFIMHGVDRKVLDAMLGFAAGVMIAASFWSLLLPAIEMSADSGLPQWIPAAAGFLAGGLFLRGIDLLLPHLHFGRPMEEAEGPETTWHRTTLLVLAITIHNIPEGLAVGVAFGALAAGHQTATLTAAIALAFGIGIQNFPEGMAVSLPLRREGFSRLRSFWYGQISGAVEPVAAIIGALTVIIATPILPYALAFAAGAMIFVVVEDVVPECHMNGNADIATMGTLIGFVVMMILDVALG
- a CDS encoding substrate-binding periplasmic protein; its protein translation is MTEEYPPYNYQEGRVVTGIAVDILQAIAADAGTTISPDQFRVMSWEDAYNAALSIPDTVVFSTVRLPEREDDFKWVGPIAREKKVLFAVRPSSITVAGPADLKNYTIGVVPNDAAIGQLKEIGVPQQNLLSDPDPAVIIEGLQEGTIDLWCYGEDAGEYFAEKTLGSPDALVPVYTLDAYDLYYAFNRNTPDDLVDAFQQGLDSLKQKDNGSQISVYEEILSRYS